Proteins found in one Gadus macrocephalus chromosome 23, ASM3116895v1 genomic segment:
- the tmem108 gene encoding transmembrane protein 108 isoform X2, whose translation MCENHEHFGGADGPHDTMKSSLQALSSSLLSVLAFLLIPEGVMSSAPTPHLSHTSWNSDISTATALPSPSPPPPPRPDLQQEGSGGVAFLSGPQAPPTHAHAVRGMKSPDRVSSESSARRGGAQGGPQGVSGGPAGLQRPSVEQPTHTASLEVWRDGGGSLPPGEPAQSPPGEPRHHSITSREVHPSTGEPPTMGLTPLVPSAAPPLATPESLPVTTPPPPATPLASAAAAAATAAATAALMNPTPANDSLAPQQAAAGGNATDALVPSAAALPASLGNATTQRGPPADGGSTAGPASTSPPPPSAPPSPRGANGSEEEPPSTASGSFLNRLVPATDPWVAGGNGSEPTLEAPRGPGDICLSRMDLVWVVLAISVPVATCSVLLTVCCMRRKKKSASQENNLSYWNNAITMDYFSRHAVELPREIHTLESEDTCLPPNGDYSGSSVVLVNPFCQETLFINRDKASNI comes from the exons gtgtTCTAGCGTTCCTTCTCATCCCAGAAGGTGTGATGTCATCAGCCCCGACGCCGCACCTGAGCCACACTTCCTGGAACTCTGATATCTCTACGGCAactgccctcccctcccccagcccccctccccctccccgtccggACTTGCAGCAGGAGGGTTCCGGGGGCGTGGCGTTCTTATCCGGGCCTCAGGCTCCGCCCACGCACGCCCACGCGGTCCGGGGTATGAAGAGCCCGGACCGCGTGTCCAGTGAATCCTCCGCCAGAAGAGGAGGGGCACAGGGGGGTCCCCAGGGCGTCTCCGGGGGCCCCGCAGGGCTGCAGAGGCCCAGCGTAGAGCAGCCCACCCATACGGCcagtctggaggtctggagGGACGGCGGGGGGTCGCTGCCCCCCGGGGAGCCGGCCCAGAGCCCCCCGGGGGAGCCCCGGCACCACAGCATCACCTCCCGGGAGGTGCACCCCAGCACCGGCGAGCCCCCCACCATGGGGCTCACTCCCCTTGTCCCATCGGCAGCCCCTCCTCTCGCGACACCCGAGTCCCTCCCTGTCaccactcccccaccccccgccaccccgctggcctccgccgccgccgccgccgccaccgccgccgccaccgccgcgctAATGAACCCCACCCCGGCCAATGACAGCCTCGCACCTCAGCAGGCCGCCGCCGGCGGTAACGCCACGGACGCCCTCGTCccgtcggcggcggcgttgcCGGCGTCGCTGGGGAACGCCACGACGCAGCGGGGGCCGCCCGCCGACGGCGGCTCGACGGCGGGGCCGGcgtccacctctcctccccctccttcggCGCCTCCTTCACCGCGGGGGGCGAACGGCTCGGAGGAGGAGCCTCCGTCCACGGCCAGCGGGAGTTTCCTGAACCGGTTGGTACCGGCCACCGACCCCTGGGTCGCCGGCGGCAACGGCTCGGAGCCCACCCTGGAGGCGCCACGGGGCCCCGGGGACATCTGCCTGAGCCGGATGGACctggtgtgggtggtgctggCCATCAGCGTGCCCGTGGCCACCTGTT CCGTGCTGCTGACCGTGTGCTGCATGCGGAGGAAGAAGAAGTCGGCCAGCCAGGAGAACAACCTGAGCTACTGGAACAACGCCATCACCATGGACTACTTCAGCCGCCATGCCGTGGAGCTGCCCCGCGAGATACACACCCTGGAGAGCGAG GACACCTGCCTGCCTCCTAACGGGGACTACAGTGGCAGCAGTGTGGTGCTGGTGAACCCATTCTGCCAGGAGACGCTGTTCATCAACAGAGACAAAGCCTCCAACATCTAG
- the tmem108 gene encoding transmembrane protein 108 isoform X3, producing MKSSLQALSSSLLSVLAFLLIPEGVMSSAPTPHLSHTSWNSDISTATALPSPSPPPPPRPDLQQEGSGGVAFLSGPQAPPTHAHAVRGMKSPDRVSSESSARRGGAQGGPQGVSGGPAGLQRPSVEQPTHTASLEVWRDGGGSLPPGEPAQSPPGEPRHHSITSREVHPSTGEPPTMGLTPLVPSAAPPLATPESLPVTTPPPPATPLASAAAAAATAAATAALMNPTPANDSLAPQQAAAGGNATDALVPSAAALPASLGNATTQRGPPADGGSTAGPASTSPPPPSAPPSPRGANGSEEEPPSTASGSFLNRLVPATDPWVAGGNGSEPTLEAPRGPGDICLSRMDLVWVVLAISVPVATCSVLLTVCCMRRKKKSASQENNLSYWNNAITMDYFSRHAVELPREIHTLESEEQDTCLPPNGDYSGSSVVLVNPFCQETLFINRDKASNI from the exons gtgtTCTAGCGTTCCTTCTCATCCCAGAAGGTGTGATGTCATCAGCCCCGACGCCGCACCTGAGCCACACTTCCTGGAACTCTGATATCTCTACGGCAactgccctcccctcccccagcccccctccccctccccgtccggACTTGCAGCAGGAGGGTTCCGGGGGCGTGGCGTTCTTATCCGGGCCTCAGGCTCCGCCCACGCACGCCCACGCGGTCCGGGGTATGAAGAGCCCGGACCGCGTGTCCAGTGAATCCTCCGCCAGAAGAGGAGGGGCACAGGGGGGTCCCCAGGGCGTCTCCGGGGGCCCCGCAGGGCTGCAGAGGCCCAGCGTAGAGCAGCCCACCCATACGGCcagtctggaggtctggagGGACGGCGGGGGGTCGCTGCCCCCCGGGGAGCCGGCCCAGAGCCCCCCGGGGGAGCCCCGGCACCACAGCATCACCTCCCGGGAGGTGCACCCCAGCACCGGCGAGCCCCCCACCATGGGGCTCACTCCCCTTGTCCCATCGGCAGCCCCTCCTCTCGCGACACCCGAGTCCCTCCCTGTCaccactcccccaccccccgccaccccgctggcctccgccgccgccgccgccgccaccgccgccgccaccgccgcgctAATGAACCCCACCCCGGCCAATGACAGCCTCGCACCTCAGCAGGCCGCCGCCGGCGGTAACGCCACGGACGCCCTCGTCccgtcggcggcggcgttgcCGGCGTCGCTGGGGAACGCCACGACGCAGCGGGGGCCGCCCGCCGACGGCGGCTCGACGGCGGGGCCGGcgtccacctctcctccccctccttcggCGCCTCCTTCACCGCGGGGGGCGAACGGCTCGGAGGAGGAGCCTCCGTCCACGGCCAGCGGGAGTTTCCTGAACCGGTTGGTACCGGCCACCGACCCCTGGGTCGCCGGCGGCAACGGCTCGGAGCCCACCCTGGAGGCGCCACGGGGCCCCGGGGACATCTGCCTGAGCCGGATGGACctggtgtgggtggtgctggCCATCAGCGTGCCCGTGGCCACCTGTT CCGTGCTGCTGACCGTGTGCTGCATGCGGAGGAAGAAGAAGTCGGCCAGCCAGGAGAACAACCTGAGCTACTGGAACAACGCCATCACCATGGACTACTTCAGCCGCCATGCCGTGGAGCTGCCCCGCGAGATACACACCCTGGAGAGCGAG gAGCAGGACACCTGCCTGCCTCCTAACGGGGACTACAGTGGCAGCAGTGTGGTGCTGGTGAACCCATTCTGCCAGGAGACGCTGTTCATCAACAGAGACAAAGCCTCCAACATCTAG
- the tmem108 gene encoding transmembrane protein 108 isoform X1 has protein sequence MCENHEHFGGADGPHDTMKSSLQALSSSLLSVLAFLLIPEGVMSSAPTPHLSHTSWNSDISTATALPSPSPPPPPRPDLQQEGSGGVAFLSGPQAPPTHAHAVRGMKSPDRVSSESSARRGGAQGGPQGVSGGPAGLQRPSVEQPTHTASLEVWRDGGGSLPPGEPAQSPPGEPRHHSITSREVHPSTGEPPTMGLTPLVPSAAPPLATPESLPVTTPPPPATPLASAAAAAATAAATAALMNPTPANDSLAPQQAAAGGNATDALVPSAAALPASLGNATTQRGPPADGGSTAGPASTSPPPPSAPPSPRGANGSEEEPPSTASGSFLNRLVPATDPWVAGGNGSEPTLEAPRGPGDICLSRMDLVWVVLAISVPVATCSVLLTVCCMRRKKKSASQENNLSYWNNAITMDYFSRHAVELPREIHTLESEEQDTCLPPNGDYSGSSVVLVNPFCQETLFINRDKASNI, from the exons gtgtTCTAGCGTTCCTTCTCATCCCAGAAGGTGTGATGTCATCAGCCCCGACGCCGCACCTGAGCCACACTTCCTGGAACTCTGATATCTCTACGGCAactgccctcccctcccccagcccccctccccctccccgtccggACTTGCAGCAGGAGGGTTCCGGGGGCGTGGCGTTCTTATCCGGGCCTCAGGCTCCGCCCACGCACGCCCACGCGGTCCGGGGTATGAAGAGCCCGGACCGCGTGTCCAGTGAATCCTCCGCCAGAAGAGGAGGGGCACAGGGGGGTCCCCAGGGCGTCTCCGGGGGCCCCGCAGGGCTGCAGAGGCCCAGCGTAGAGCAGCCCACCCATACGGCcagtctggaggtctggagGGACGGCGGGGGGTCGCTGCCCCCCGGGGAGCCGGCCCAGAGCCCCCCGGGGGAGCCCCGGCACCACAGCATCACCTCCCGGGAGGTGCACCCCAGCACCGGCGAGCCCCCCACCATGGGGCTCACTCCCCTTGTCCCATCGGCAGCCCCTCCTCTCGCGACACCCGAGTCCCTCCCTGTCaccactcccccaccccccgccaccccgctggcctccgccgccgccgccgccgccaccgccgccgccaccgccgcgctAATGAACCCCACCCCGGCCAATGACAGCCTCGCACCTCAGCAGGCCGCCGCCGGCGGTAACGCCACGGACGCCCTCGTCccgtcggcggcggcgttgcCGGCGTCGCTGGGGAACGCCACGACGCAGCGGGGGCCGCCCGCCGACGGCGGCTCGACGGCGGGGCCGGcgtccacctctcctccccctccttcggCGCCTCCTTCACCGCGGGGGGCGAACGGCTCGGAGGAGGAGCCTCCGTCCACGGCCAGCGGGAGTTTCCTGAACCGGTTGGTACCGGCCACCGACCCCTGGGTCGCCGGCGGCAACGGCTCGGAGCCCACCCTGGAGGCGCCACGGGGCCCCGGGGACATCTGCCTGAGCCGGATGGACctggtgtgggtggtgctggCCATCAGCGTGCCCGTGGCCACCTGTT CCGTGCTGCTGACCGTGTGCTGCATGCGGAGGAAGAAGAAGTCGGCCAGCCAGGAGAACAACCTGAGCTACTGGAACAACGCCATCACCATGGACTACTTCAGCCGCCATGCCGTGGAGCTGCCCCGCGAGATACACACCCTGGAGAGCGAG gAGCAGGACACCTGCCTGCCTCCTAACGGGGACTACAGTGGCAGCAGTGTGGTGCTGGTGAACCCATTCTGCCAGGAGACGCTGTTCATCAACAGAGACAAAGCCTCCAACATCTAG